One genomic segment of Chitinophaga parva includes these proteins:
- the rpsG gene encoding 30S ribosomal protein S7, whose product MRKQAAKKMPLAPDPRFNDKQVTRFVNNVMEQGKKSIAYKIFYDAVDKVSSITGENGYEVWKKALVNVTPAVEVRSRRIGGATFQIPAEVRPDRKISLSMKWLIRYATERNGKSMAEKLANEIVAASKGEGAAFKKKEDTHRMAEANKAFSHFRV is encoded by the coding sequence ATGAGAAAGCAAGCAGCGAAAAAGATGCCTCTGGCTCCGGATCCTCGGTTCAACGACAAACAGGTTACCCGGTTTGTAAATAACGTAATGGAACAGGGAAAAAAGAGCATCGCTTATAAAATATTTTACGATGCTGTGGACAAGGTGAGCTCTATTACTGGTGAAAACGGTTACGAAGTGTGGAAGAAAGCACTGGTAAACGTAACACCCGCTGTAGAAGTAAGAAGCCGCCGTATCGGTGGTGCTACCTTCCAGATCCCTGCGGAAGTACGTCCCGACAGAAAGATCTCCCTGAGCATGAAATGGCTGATCCGTTATGCTACTGAAAGAAATGGTAAGAGCATGGCTGAAAAGCTGGCGAATGAGATCGTAGCAGCAAGCAAGGGTGAAGGTGCCGCTTTCAAGAAGAAAGAAGATACACACCGTATGGCGGAAGCTAACAAGGCTTTCTCTCACTTCAGAGTATAG